A region from the Pseudomonas promysalinigenes genome encodes:
- the prmB gene encoding 50S ribosomal protein L3 N(5)-glutamine methyltransferase, with translation MITSRLRTLRDYIRWAVSRFHEHELFFGHGADNAWDEARLLVLGAVHLPWEIADSYLDCQLEDDERVRLQHLLKRRIEDRVPTAYLLGEAWFCGMSFIVDERVLVPRSPIGELIEKRFEPWLAAEPACILDLCTGSGCIGIVAAEVFPEAEVVLADLSFDALEVANQNIERHGLDERVFTVQGDGFAGLPGQRFDLILSNPPYVDAEDFGDMPAEYHHEPEMGLACGNDGLDLVRRMLADAADHLTEKGLLIVEVGNSQVHVEALYPEVDFAWLEFERGGHGVFMLTAEQCRQHQALFKSRV, from the coding sequence GTGATCACATCTCGTCTGCGCACGCTGCGCGACTACATCCGCTGGGCGGTCAGCCGCTTCCACGAGCATGAGTTGTTCTTTGGCCATGGTGCCGACAATGCCTGGGACGAGGCCCGTCTGCTGGTGCTGGGCGCCGTGCACCTGCCCTGGGAGATTGCCGACAGTTACCTGGACTGCCAGCTCGAGGACGACGAGCGGGTGCGCCTGCAGCATCTGCTCAAGCGCCGTATCGAAGACCGCGTGCCGACGGCTTACCTGCTGGGCGAGGCGTGGTTCTGCGGCATGTCGTTCATCGTCGACGAGCGCGTGCTGGTACCTCGCTCGCCCATTGGCGAGCTGATCGAAAAACGCTTCGAGCCATGGCTGGCGGCCGAGCCCGCTTGCATTCTGGACCTGTGCACGGGCTCGGGCTGCATTGGCATAGTGGCCGCCGAGGTATTCCCCGAGGCTGAAGTGGTGCTGGCCGACTTGTCGTTCGATGCACTGGAAGTGGCGAATCAGAACATCGAACGCCACGGTTTGGACGAGCGAGTGTTTACCGTGCAGGGTGACGGCTTCGCTGGCCTGCCTGGGCAGCGCTTCGACCTGATCCTGTCCAACCCGCCGTATGTCGATGCCGAAGACTTTGGCGACATGCCGGCCGAATACCACCACGAGCCGGAAATGGGCCTGGCCTGCGGCAACGATGGCCTGGACTTGGTCCGGCGGATGCTCGCCGATGCGGCTGATCACCTGACTGAAAAGGGGTTGTTGATCGTCGAGGTCGGCAACAGCCAGGTGCATGTCGAAGCCCTTTACCCTGAAGTGGACTTCGCTTGGCTGGAATTCGAACGTGGCGGGCACGGCGTGTTCATGCTCACCGCCGAGCAATGCCGTCAGCACCAGGCGCTGTTCAAGTCGCGCGTCTGA
- the folE gene encoding GTP cyclohydrolase I FolE has protein sequence MSLEQNYTEILSQLGEDVSREGLLDTPKRAAKAMKYLCRGYEQTLEEVTNGALFTSDNSEMVLVRDIELYSMCEHHMLPFIGKAHVAYLPKGKVLGLSKVARIVDMFARRLQIQENLSRQIAEAVQQVTGAAGVAVVIEAKHMCMMMRGVEKQNSTMLTSVMLGEFRENAATRSEFLSLIK, from the coding sequence ATGTCCCTGGAACAGAACTACACCGAGATCCTCAGCCAACTCGGCGAGGACGTCTCCCGTGAGGGCCTGCTCGACACGCCCAAACGGGCTGCAAAGGCCATGAAGTACCTTTGCCGCGGTTATGAGCAGACGCTGGAAGAAGTCACCAACGGCGCGCTGTTCACCTCCGACAACAGTGAGATGGTGCTGGTCCGGGACATCGAGCTGTATTCGATGTGCGAACACCACATGTTGCCTTTCATCGGCAAGGCCCACGTGGCTTACCTGCCCAAGGGCAAAGTCCTGGGCTTGTCGAAGGTCGCCCGCATCGTCGACATGTTCGCCCGCCGCCTGCAAATCCAGGAAAACCTCAGCCGCCAGATCGCCGAGGCCGTGCAGCAGGTTACCGGGGCTGCCGGCGTGGCCGTGGTGATCGAAGCCAAGCACATGTGCATGATGATGCGCGGTGTGGAAAAGCAGAATTCGACCATGCTCACCTCGGTGATGCTGGGTGAATTCCGTGAAAACGCCGCCACCCGCAGCGAGTTCCTCAGCCTGATCAAGTGA
- a CDS encoding DUF3509 domain-containing protein translates to MDLIQEKFVSVFPAYQVATQSRPDGGVLLTLRAADGKVTRRVLTYGQLHSAEQLSWAISAIRRDLAEQASELPVISMLQSQQRFALPTYR, encoded by the coding sequence ATGGACCTCATCCAGGAAAAATTCGTTTCGGTCTTCCCGGCCTATCAGGTTGCCACCCAGTCCCGTCCTGATGGTGGCGTATTGCTGACCCTGCGCGCTGCTGATGGCAAGGTCACTCGCCGAGTGCTGACCTACGGCCAACTGCACAGTGCCGAACAGCTGTCCTGGGCGATCAGTGCCATTCGCCGCGACTTGGCCGAGCAGGCCAGCGAGCTGCCAGTAATTTCGATGTTGCAAAGCCAGCAGCGTTTCGCGCTGCCGACTTACCGCTGA
- a CDS encoding glutaredoxin: protein MIVKALRVGLGQLIVFGDWISRPAKQKRDAAAQSRVEQQAKSLALYQFHACPFCVKTRRTLHRLNVPVALRDAKNDHEHRQALLEGGGRVKVPCLRIEEQGNVTWMYESKAIIDYLDKRFASA from the coding sequence ATGATCGTCAAAGCCCTGCGGGTTGGCCTTGGCCAGCTTATCGTGTTCGGCGACTGGATCAGCCGCCCGGCCAAGCAGAAGCGTGACGCGGCGGCCCAGTCGCGTGTCGAGCAGCAGGCCAAGAGCCTCGCGCTCTATCAGTTCCATGCCTGCCCGTTCTGCGTGAAAACCCGCCGTACCCTGCATCGTTTGAACGTGCCAGTTGCGCTGCGTGATGCCAAGAACGACCACGAGCACCGCCAGGCGCTGCTCGAAGGGGGTGGCCGGGTCAAAGTGCCGTGCCTGCGCATCGAAGAACAGGGCAACGTGACCTGGATGTATGAGTCCAAGGCCATCATTGATTACCTGGACAAGCGTTTCGCGTCAGCCTGA
- a CDS encoding oxidase produces MSILCVFHPSNPGLPHKVLTHHDDIVTTLAEQGVRLTHNPLALRVRPGSSQAEVLEVCREHLDHLMTAHGSAAFTLLNRDGPAPTQVDVRDEHVHNSEEVFAVVTGRAQLGLRLGEYVYAVLCEKGDELVVPEGTRRWVELGDNPFCLALRLFGSERDVEPDFTGDVSARAFLGIDEL; encoded by the coding sequence ATGAGCATCCTCTGTGTTTTCCACCCGTCCAACCCTGGCTTGCCGCACAAGGTGCTGACCCACCACGACGATATCGTCACTACCCTCGCTGAGCAGGGTGTGCGCTTGACCCATAACCCGCTGGCGCTGCGGGTGCGCCCTGGCAGCAGCCAGGCTGAGGTGCTGGAGGTTTGCCGGGAACACTTGGACCACCTGATGACAGCCCACGGTAGTGCGGCGTTCACCCTGCTCAACCGTGACGGCCCCGCGCCAACGCAGGTCGATGTGCGCGATGAACATGTGCACAACAGCGAAGAGGTGTTTGCCGTAGTTACAGGGCGTGCGCAGCTCGGCCTGCGCCTGGGCGAATACGTTTATGCCGTATTGTGTGAAAAAGGTGATGAATTGGTCGTACCAGAAGGTACGCGGCGGTGGGTGGAGTTGGGTGATAACCCGTTCTGCTTGGCGTTGCGCCTGTTCGGTAGCGAACGGGATGTCGAGCCAGACTTCACCGGCGATGTGAGTGCGCGGGCGTTTCTGGGTATCGACGAGTTGTAA
- a CDS encoding benzoate/H(+) symporter BenE family transporter: protein MTDATSARLRPLADSSPSAVVAGFIAMLTGYTSSLVLMFQAGQAAGLTSAQISSWIWALSIGMAVCSIGLSLRYRTPITVAWSTPGAALLITSLGGVSYGEAIGAYITCALLVVICGVTGSFERLVKRIPASLASALLAGILFKIGSEIFVAAQHRTLLVLGMFFSYLLVKRLSPRYCVLAALLVGTALSGALGLLDFSGFKLEVAAPVWTTPSFSLAATISIGIPLFVVAMTSQNMPGVAVLRADGYQVPASPLISATGFASLLLAPFGSHGVNLAAISAAICTGPHAHEDPQKRYTAAVWCGIFYGIAGTFGATLAALFAALPKELVLSIAALALFGSIMNGLTVAMAEAREREAALITFMVTASGLTLFSIGSAFWGIVAGVLTLLILNAQGARR, encoded by the coding sequence ATGACCGATGCCACCTCCGCGCGCCTGAGGCCCCTGGCAGACAGCTCCCCGTCGGCCGTGGTCGCCGGCTTCATCGCCATGCTCACCGGTTACACCAGCTCCCTGGTATTGATGTTCCAGGCAGGGCAAGCTGCCGGGCTGACCAGTGCACAGATTTCTTCGTGGATCTGGGCCTTGTCGATCGGCATGGCGGTGTGCAGCATCGGCCTGTCACTGCGCTACCGCACGCCTATCACCGTGGCCTGGTCTACCCCCGGTGCAGCGCTGTTGATTACCAGCCTGGGCGGTGTCAGCTACGGCGAAGCCATCGGCGCTTACATTACCTGTGCACTGCTGGTGGTGATCTGCGGCGTGACCGGCAGCTTCGAACGCCTGGTCAAGCGTATTCCCGCGTCATTGGCCTCGGCGCTGCTGGCGGGGATCCTGTTCAAGATCGGCAGCGAAATCTTCGTGGCCGCCCAGCACCGTACCTTGTTGGTATTGGGCATGTTCTTCAGTTATCTGTTGGTCAAGCGGCTATCGCCGCGGTATTGCGTGCTGGCTGCCTTGCTGGTGGGCACCGCGCTGTCCGGCGCCCTTGGCCTGCTGGACTTCAGCGGCTTCAAGCTCGAGGTAGCGGCACCGGTCTGGACCACGCCGAGCTTCTCTCTGGCCGCGACCATCAGCATCGGCATACCGCTGTTCGTGGTGGCCATGACCTCCCAGAACATGCCGGGCGTGGCTGTGCTAAGGGCCGACGGCTACCAAGTACCTGCATCGCCGCTGATTTCTGCCACTGGCTTTGCCTCGCTGCTGCTGGCCCCTTTCGGCTCCCACGGGGTGAATCTGGCGGCGATCAGTGCGGCGATCTGCACCGGGCCGCATGCCCATGAAGACCCGCAAAAACGCTACACGGCGGCGGTTTGGTGCGGGATTTTCTATGGCATAGCCGGTACGTTCGGCGCAACCCTGGCGGCGTTGTTCGCCGCGCTGCCCAAGGAGCTGGTGCTGTCGATTGCCGCCCTGGCACTGTTTGGTTCGATCATGAATGGGCTGACCGTGGCCATGGCCGAGGCACGCGAGCGGGAAGCGGCCTTGATCACCTTCATGGTCACGGCATCGGGGTTGACGCTGTTCTCGATTGGTTCGGCGTTCTGGGGGATTGTGGCGGGGGTTTTGACCTTGTTGATTCTGAATGCTCAGGGGGCTCGGCGGTAG
- a CDS encoding MFS transporter yields MHPIPYWRLSSFYLFYFALLGSTAPFLALYFDHLGFPPARIGELVAIPMLMRCVAPNLWGWLGDRSGQRLLIVRLGALCTLATFSLIFFGKSYAWLALVMALHAFFWHAVLPQFEVITLAHLHGQTARYSQVRLWGSIGFILTVVGLGRLFEWLSLDIYPIALVTIMAGIVAASLWVPNAQPVEQGEHAGAGGFLRQLSAPGVIAFYLCVALMQLSHGPYYTFLTLHLEHLGYSRGAIGLLWALGVVAEVLMFMGMSRLFARFSVQRVLLASFLLAALRWLLLGNLAGEPGVLIFAQLLHAATFGCFHAASIAFVQASFGARQQGQGQALYAALSGTGGALGALYSGYSWKLLGPSFTFGMASAAALAAAVIIATRSQSTRTSRR; encoded by the coding sequence ATGCACCCGATTCCTTATTGGCGCCTGTCCAGCTTCTACCTGTTCTACTTCGCCCTGCTGGGCTCCACTGCGCCGTTTCTGGCGCTGTATTTCGACCACCTGGGTTTCCCCCCGGCGCGCATCGGCGAGTTGGTGGCCATCCCCATGCTGATGCGCTGCGTCGCGCCTAACCTGTGGGGCTGGCTGGGTGACCGCAGCGGGCAGCGCCTGCTCATCGTGCGCCTGGGGGCCTTGTGCACCCTGGCGACCTTCTCGCTGATCTTCTTCGGCAAGAGCTATGCCTGGCTGGCATTGGTGATGGCGCTGCATGCGTTCTTCTGGCATGCGGTGCTCCCGCAGTTCGAAGTCATCACCCTGGCTCACCTGCATGGCCAGACCGCGCGCTACAGCCAGGTACGCCTGTGGGGCTCGATCGGCTTCATTCTCACTGTGGTTGGGCTGGGCCGGCTGTTCGAATGGTTGAGCCTGGACATCTACCCCATAGCCCTGGTGACCATCATGGCCGGTATCGTTGCCGCCAGCCTGTGGGTGCCTAATGCACAGCCGGTAGAGCAGGGCGAGCACGCTGGTGCGGGTGGTTTCCTGCGCCAGCTGAGTGCTCCGGGGGTGATCGCCTTCTACCTGTGCGTAGCGTTGATGCAACTCAGCCACGGCCCTTACTACACATTTCTCACCCTGCACCTTGAGCACCTTGGCTACAGCCGTGGCGCCATTGGCTTGCTGTGGGCACTGGGCGTGGTGGCCGAAGTTTTGATGTTCATGGGCATGAGCCGCCTGTTCGCCCGCTTCAGCGTGCAGCGAGTGTTGCTGGCCAGCTTCCTGTTGGCCGCGCTGCGGTGGCTGCTGCTGGGTAATCTGGCAGGTGAACCAGGGGTGTTGATTTTCGCTCAGCTGCTGCATGCTGCCACCTTCGGCTGCTTCCATGCCGCGAGCATCGCCTTCGTGCAGGCCAGCTTCGGCGCCCGGCAGCAGGGCCAGGGCCAGGCGTTGTACGCCGCGCTGTCGGGTACGGGTGGGGCCTTGGGCGCCTTGTATTCGGGCTACAGCTGGAAATTGCTGGGGCCGAGCTTCACCTTTGGTATGGCCAGCGCCGCAGCGCTGGCTGCAGCCGTTATCATTGCCACTCGTTCGCAATCGACCAGGACCAGCCGCCGATGA
- a CDS encoding alpha/beta hydrolase, with product MSRLVALFLLLCTGLAQAAAPTVLQRPIDLDTGQGVLHGSLLLPQQATPPPVVLIIAGSGPTDRDGNNPASGRVDNLKRLALVLANEHIASVRYDKRGVAASQPATPDERNLSVQRYVDDVVAWSQKLKADPRFGPLILVGHSEGALIATLAAERAGASAVVTLAGMGRPLADVLREQLAQRLPPAQVAQGSALLDRLQAGQTSLDIPAPLRQVFRPSVQPYLITLLQQNPAQAFARLPMPALIVQGRNDVQVDVADAERLKAAKPDAQLVLIDGMNHMLRISPKDMHLQRDSYLNPELPLARELGERLVSFIHQLPSA from the coding sequence ATGTCGCGCCTGGTCGCTCTGTTCCTTTTGCTGTGTACCGGCCTGGCCCAGGCCGCCGCCCCTACCGTACTGCAACGCCCTATCGACCTCGATACCGGCCAAGGTGTGCTCCACGGCAGCCTGCTGTTGCCGCAACAAGCCACCCCGCCGCCAGTGGTGTTGATCATTGCCGGCTCCGGCCCCACTGATCGAGACGGTAACAACCCAGCCTCAGGCCGTGTCGACAACCTCAAACGCCTGGCCCTGGTGCTGGCCAACGAACACATAGCCAGCGTGCGCTACGACAAACGCGGCGTGGCCGCCAGCCAGCCAGCCACGCCTGACGAGCGCAACCTGAGCGTGCAGCGTTACGTCGACGATGTCGTGGCGTGGAGCCAAAAGCTCAAGGCCGACCCAAGGTTTGGCCCGCTGATCCTTGTGGGCCACAGTGAAGGGGCGCTGATCGCCACCCTTGCCGCCGAACGCGCCGGTGCCAGTGCAGTGGTCACCCTGGCCGGCATGGGCCGCCCCTTGGCGGACGTGTTGCGTGAGCAATTGGCTCAACGCCTGCCACCTGCGCAGGTGGCTCAGGGCAGCGCCCTGCTCGACCGCCTGCAAGCTGGGCAGACCAGCCTGGACATACCTGCCCCGCTACGCCAGGTGTTTCGCCCAAGCGTGCAGCCTTACCTGATCACCCTGCTGCAGCAGAACCCAGCCCAGGCTTTCGCGCGCTTGCCGATGCCTGCTCTGATCGTACAAGGACGCAACGATGTGCAGGTCGATGTAGCCGACGCTGAACGCCTCAAAGCAGCCAAGCCGGATGCTCAGCTGGTGTTGATCGACGGCATGAACCACATGCTGCGCATCAGCCCGAAAGACATGCACCTGCAGCGTGACAGCTACCTCAATCCAGAGCTGCCCCTGGCGCGGGAGCTTGGCGAACGACTGGTCAGCTTCATTCACCAGTTGCCATCGGCCTGA
- the aroC gene encoding chorismate synthase, producing MSGNTYGKLFTVTTAGESHGPALVAIVDGCPPGLEISLADLQHDLDRRKPGTSRHTTQRQEADEVEILSGVFEGRTTGCSIGLLIRNTDQKSKDYSAIKDLFRPAHADYTYHHKYGTRDYRGGGRSSARETAMRVAAGAIAKKYLATQGIQVRGYMSQLGPIEIPFKGWESVEENAFFSPDPSKVPELEAYMDQLRRDQDSVGAKITVVAEGVMPGLGEPIFDRLDAELAHALMSINAVKGVEIGAGFASVAQRGTEHRDELTPAGFLSNNAGGILGGISSGQPIVAHLALKPTSSITTPGRSIDVDGNPVDVITKGRHDPCVGIRATPIAEAMMAIVLMDHLLRHRAQNAEVKVNTPVLGQL from the coding sequence ATGTCCGGCAATACCTACGGCAAGCTGTTCACTGTCACCACCGCTGGCGAAAGCCATGGCCCGGCGTTGGTCGCCATTGTCGATGGATGCCCACCTGGCCTGGAGATCTCCCTCGCCGACCTGCAGCACGACCTTGACCGGCGCAAGCCTGGCACCAGCCGGCATACTACCCAGCGCCAGGAAGCCGACGAGGTTGAAATCCTCTCTGGCGTCTTCGAAGGCCGCACCACCGGCTGCTCGATTGGCCTGCTGATCCGTAATACCGACCAGAAGTCCAAGGACTACTCGGCGATCAAGGACCTGTTCCGCCCCGCCCACGCCGACTACACCTACCACCACAAATACGGTACTCGCGACTACCGTGGTGGCGGGCGCAGCTCGGCGCGCGAAACGGCCATGCGTGTGGCTGCTGGCGCCATCGCCAAGAAGTACCTGGCTACCCAGGGCATTCAGGTGCGTGGCTACATGAGCCAATTGGGCCCGATCGAAATCCCCTTCAAGGGCTGGGAATCGGTTGAAGAAAACGCCTTCTTCAGCCCCGACCCCAGCAAGGTGCCGGAGCTTGAGGCCTACATGGACCAACTGCGCCGCGACCAGGATTCGGTTGGGGCGAAGATCACCGTAGTGGCCGAGGGCGTCATGCCAGGGCTGGGCGAGCCGATTTTCGATCGTCTCGATGCGGAACTGGCCCACGCGCTGATGAGCATCAACGCGGTCAAAGGCGTTGAAATCGGTGCGGGTTTCGCCAGCGTTGCCCAGCGCGGCACCGAACACCGTGACGAGCTGACCCCTGCAGGTTTTCTCAGCAATAACGCAGGCGGCATCCTCGGTGGCATCAGCTCCGGTCAGCCGATCGTCGCCCACCTGGCGCTCAAGCCGACCTCCAGCATCACCACGCCAGGCCGTTCGATCGATGTAGATGGCAACCCCGTCGACGTCATCACCAAAGGCCGCCATGACCCGTGCGTGGGTATCCGTGCCACACCGATCGCCGAAGCGATGATGGCGATCGTGCTGATGGACCATTTGTTGCGCCATCGTGCGCAGAATGCCGAGGTGAAGGTGAACACACCGGTATTAGGCCAGCTCTGA
- a CDS encoding Smr/MutS family protein: MQDDDFSLFSAEVRGVKPIKHDRADVGKPKTDRKQLAGLRQAATVRSDQTLVIDGLSDQFVIDVGAEDELMWRRDGVQESQIRKLKLGQIAFEGSLDLHGMSVEKARETLWAFIAEATQLEVRCVRVTHGKAARLDGKRPMIKSHVNTWLRQHPQVLGFTSCQARHGGTGAVYVMLKRTMMEGRDE; this comes from the coding sequence ATGCAAGACGACGATTTTTCCCTGTTCAGCGCAGAGGTGCGCGGCGTCAAGCCGATCAAGCACGACCGCGCCGATGTGGGCAAACCGAAAACCGACCGCAAGCAACTGGCCGGCCTGCGCCAGGCCGCGACCGTGCGCAGCGACCAGACCTTGGTAATCGATGGCCTGTCGGACCAGTTCGTCATCGACGTGGGCGCCGAAGACGAGCTCATGTGGCGCCGCGACGGGGTGCAGGAAAGCCAGATCCGCAAGCTCAAGCTTGGCCAGATCGCCTTCGAGGGCAGCCTCGACCTGCATGGCATGAGCGTTGAAAAAGCCCGCGAAACCTTGTGGGCATTCATCGCCGAAGCTACCCAGCTCGAAGTGCGCTGTGTACGGGTGACCCACGGCAAGGCTGCGCGCCTGGACGGCAAGCGCCCGATGATCAAGAGTCACGTCAACACCTGGCTGCGCCAGCACCCGCAAGTGCTCGGTTTCACCTCATGCCAGGCCCGCCATGGCGGCACCGGCGCTGTGTATGTGATGCTCAAGCGAACCATGATGGAAGGGCGCGACGAGTAA
- a CDS encoding SDR family oxidoreductase: MSMTFSGQVALVTGAGAGIGRATALAFARQGLKVVVADLDPVAGQSTVDLLHQAGGEALFVACDVTKDAEVRQLHERVIEVYGRLDYAFNNAGIEIEKGRLAEGSEAEFDAIMGVNVKGVWLCMKYQLPLLVAQGGGAIVNTASVAGLGAAPKMSIYAASKHAVIGLTKSAAIEYAKKRIRVNAVCPAVIDTDMFRRAYEADPRKAEFAAAMHPVGRIGKVDEVASAVLYLCSDGAAFTTGHSLAVDGGATAI; the protein is encoded by the coding sequence ATGAGCATGACCTTTTCCGGCCAGGTAGCCCTGGTCACTGGCGCTGGCGCGGGGATCGGCCGGGCTACGGCGCTGGCCTTTGCCCGCCAAGGCCTGAAGGTGGTGGTAGCCGATCTTGACCCGGTCGCAGGCCAGTCTACCGTCGACCTGCTGCATCAAGCGGGGGGCGAGGCGTTGTTCGTGGCCTGTGACGTGACCAAGGACGCCGAGGTACGGCAACTGCACGAGCGGGTCATCGAGGTGTATGGGCGCTTGGACTACGCCTTCAACAACGCAGGCATCGAAATTGAAAAAGGGCGTTTGGCCGAGGGCAGTGAGGCCGAGTTCGACGCCATCATGGGCGTCAATGTCAAAGGCGTATGGCTGTGCATGAAGTACCAGTTGCCGCTGCTAGTGGCTCAAGGCGGCGGGGCGATCGTCAATACCGCCTCGGTGGCGGGCCTGGGCGCAGCACCGAAGATGAGCATTTATGCCGCCTCCAAGCATGCGGTGATCGGCCTGACCAAGTCGGCGGCCATCGAATATGCCAAGAAGCGTATCCGGGTCAACGCGGTGTGCCCGGCGGTGATCGATACCGATATGTTCCGCCGTGCCTATGAAGCTGACCCGCGCAAGGCTGAATTTGCCGCTGCCATGCATCCGGTGGGGCGTATCGGCAAGGTCGACGAAGTGGCCAGTGCCGTCTTGTACCTGTGCAGCGATGGGGCGGCCTTCACCACGGGGCACAGCCTTGCTGTGGACGGCGGAGCCACGGCCATTTGA
- a CDS encoding glutathione S-transferase family protein, which yields MYKVYGDYQSGNCYKVKLMLSLLDRPYQWQAVDILKGETETPEFLAMNPNGKVPVLQLEDGTCLWESNAILNYLADGSAFLPSEPRLRTQVLQWQFFEQYSHEPYIAVARFIQFYLGLPDERVDEYRKLHKGGYKALKVMERQLQMTPYLVGDQYSIADVALYAYTHVAHQGGFDLADYPAVRAWLERVASHPKHVPMVE from the coding sequence ATGTACAAGGTGTATGGTGACTACCAGTCGGGCAACTGCTACAAGGTCAAGCTGATGCTCAGCCTGCTGGACCGCCCGTATCAATGGCAAGCGGTGGACATCCTCAAGGGCGAAACCGAAACCCCAGAGTTCCTGGCCATGAACCCCAATGGCAAGGTGCCGGTTCTGCAGCTCGAGGACGGTACCTGCCTTTGGGAGTCGAACGCCATCCTCAACTACCTGGCCGATGGCAGCGCGTTTCTGCCCAGCGAACCGCGCCTGCGCACGCAGGTTCTGCAGTGGCAGTTTTTCGAGCAATACAGCCATGAGCCGTACATTGCCGTGGCCAGGTTCATTCAGTTCTACCTGGGCTTGCCGGATGAGCGTGTGGACGAATACCGCAAGCTGCACAAAGGCGGGTACAAGGCGCTGAAGGTGATGGAGCGGCAGTTGCAGATGACGCCGTACCTGGTTGGGGACCAGTACTCGATCGCCGACGTCGCGTTATACGCCTACACCCACGTGGCGCATCAGGGCGGTTTCGATCTGGCCGACTATCCGGCAGTGCGGGCCTGGCTTGAACGGGTGGCGAGCCACCCAAAGCATGTGCCGATGGTTGAGTAA
- a CDS encoding methyl-accepting chemotaxis protein, with protein MQQMTATVHDVARNAEQAAQAAQAADEKVDAGQRVVRESMQRIEQLASAADTASAGIDSLSAEIHTIGDVLEVIKSVAEQTNLLALNAAIEAARAGEQGRGFAVVADEVRALARRTRQSTEEIERLVASLRGNAQQSVTQIRGSTELVRLAVADALQTESALGSIAAAVSLIQQMNQQIAAAAEQQSSVAEEISRSVTQIRGSADQAALAMQDNARSSVELAQLGSDLKGMVGHFRL; from the coding sequence ATGCAGCAGATGACTGCCACCGTGCACGATGTGGCGCGTAACGCCGAGCAAGCCGCGCAGGCGGCACAGGCGGCCGACGAGAAGGTCGACGCTGGCCAGCGTGTGGTGCGCGAAAGCATGCAGCGCATCGAGCAATTGGCCAGTGCCGCAGACACTGCCAGCGCGGGTATCGATAGCTTGAGCGCCGAGATCCACACCATTGGCGATGTGCTGGAGGTGATCAAAAGCGTGGCCGAGCAGACCAACCTGCTGGCGCTGAACGCGGCTATCGAGGCGGCCCGGGCCGGTGAGCAGGGGCGTGGTTTCGCCGTGGTGGCTGATGAGGTGCGCGCCCTGGCCCGGCGTACCCGGCAGTCGACCGAGGAAATCGAACGGCTGGTGGCCAGCCTGCGGGGCAACGCCCAGCAGTCGGTGACGCAGATCCGTGGCAGTACCGAGCTGGTACGCCTGGCCGTAGCCGACGCGCTACAGACCGAAAGCGCGCTGGGCAGCATTGCCGCGGCGGTGTCCTTGATTCAGCAGATGAACCAGCAGATTGCTGCGGCAGCCGAGCAGCAGAGTTCGGTAGCCGAAGAGATCAGCCGCAGCGTGACGCAGATCCGCGGCAGTGCCGACCAGGCGGCGCTGGCGATGCAGGACAATGCCCGCTCCAGTGTCGAATTGGCGCAACTGGGCAGTGACCTCAAAGGCATGGTCGGGCATTTTAGGCTGTGA
- a CDS encoding cysteine hydrolase family protein encodes MSVPPTMFRLTGRDYPPAKLSQASLIIIDAQKEYLSGPLQLSGMDEAVANIARLLDAARKAGRPIIHVRHLGTVGGRFDPQGPAGQFIPGLEPHEGEIVIEKRMPNAFKNTQLHDTLQALGHLDLIVCGFMSHSSVSTTVRRAKDYGYRCTLVEDASATRDLALKDQVIPAAQIHACEMAVMADNFACVAPTASLI; translated from the coding sequence ATGTCAGTTCCACCCACGATGTTCCGCCTCACGGGCCGCGACTATCCGCCGGCCAAGCTGAGCCAAGCCAGCTTGATCATCATCGATGCGCAGAAAGAGTACCTGAGCGGGCCTCTGCAGCTGTCGGGCATGGACGAGGCCGTGGCCAACATCGCCCGGTTGCTCGACGCTGCCCGCAAGGCAGGCCGTCCGATCATCCACGTTCGCCACCTCGGCACCGTTGGCGGGCGCTTCGACCCGCAAGGCCCGGCCGGCCAGTTCATTCCGGGCTTGGAGCCGCACGAAGGTGAAATCGTCATCGAAAAACGCATGCCCAACGCGTTCAAAAACACCCAACTGCATGACACCTTGCAGGCTCTTGGGCATCTGGACCTGATCGTGTGCGGTTTCATGAGCCACTCCAGCGTCAGCACCACCGTGCGCCGTGCCAAGGACTATGGTTATCGTTGCACCCTGGTAGAAGATGCTTCAGCCACCCGCGACCTGGCGCTGAAGGATCAGGTGATCCCCGCCGCGCAGATCCACGCGTGCGAAATGGCCGTGATGGCCGATAACTTCGCCTGTGTCGCACCCACCGCCAGCCTGATCTGA